In Wolbachia endosymbiont (group B) of Germaria angustata, the following are encoded in one genomic region:
- a CDS encoding ankyrin repeat domain-containing protein yields MNAAANFQSEDFVSKNKDFDCLANPISASNEKLENSVKAKDKKNEAPFSSRRGSSHVLELFSNENVEIHIQDKTPCAARSESGIAGIFRGIAGLFKGRNSMDVTLYQSKVQRSSAIDYSTTESIGLRLLNICKGEEDISFDQEINFLYKEGYLYDVLLLQDEENHDTPLHVAIKRNRTCFVEKLLCILKEPYCSSEFYKLKYFERKQENEKPLFKVINTNNKDGKDAITLAIESNNSECISALFNYLTRENINRRKDVENEYTPLHEAMLLNKNEAIKELLKSKDIDTELIDKESYKAYNYANNKEAIELFIQHYSSKISELRIKLEDNNKKLARIKCVLNKTKLTCVCLAAFGSCFRMYRNSHDIINEEVSEDMLYYSLALLANTTGLILFFNYLIDTILSKYEEKNSSLNKESDSYVEERNMLKNKLRHFQKRNTRTNTQMSEIISVTPESDLSYSRL; encoded by the coding sequence ATGAACGCTGCAGCAAATTTTCAATCAGAAGACTTTGTATCTAAAAATAAGGATTTTGATTGTTTAGCTAACCCTATAAGTGCTTCGAATGAAAAGCTAGAAAATAGTGTTAAAGCTAAAGATAAAAAGAATGAGGCACCTTTTTCCAGTAGAAGAGGCAGCTCGCATGTTTTAGAACTTTTTTCTAATGAAAATGTTGAGATTCACATTCAAGATAAAACGCCTTGTGCTGCTCGGAGTGAATCAGGTATAGCTGGAATATTTAGAGGTATAGCTGGGTTATTTAAAGGTAGGAATAGTATGGACGTAACCCTTTATCAATCTAAAGTGCAACGTAGCTCTGCAATTGATTACAGTACTACAGAAAGTATAGGGTTACGGCTACTAAATATCTGTAAAGGAGAAGAAGATATCTCTTTTGATCAAGAGATTAATTTTTTATATAAAGAGGGTTATTTGTATGATGTCTTATTGTTGCAAGACGAGGAGAATCATGACACACCTTTACATGTAGCTATAAAAAGAAATCGTACTTGTTTTGTAGAAAAACTTTTGTGTATTCTTAAGGAACCATACTGTTCAAGTGAGTTTTACAAACTCAAATATTTTGAACGTAAGCAAGAGAATGAAAAGCCGCTTTTCAAAGTTATTAATACTAATAACAAGGATGGAAAAGATGCAATTACTCTGGCTATTGAAAGCAATAATTCAGAATGCATTTCAGCTCTTTTTAACTACTTAACTCGTGAAAATATTAACAGAAGAAAAGATGTTGAAAATGAGTACACACCTCTACACGAAGCTATGCTTCTTAACAAAAATGAAGCAATCAAAGAGCTTCTCAAATCAAAGGATATAGATACTGAACTCATAGATAAGGAATCTTACAAAGCATATAATTATGCTAATAACAAAGAGGCAATAGAATTGTTTATTCAGCACTATAGTAGTAAAATTAGTGAGTTGCGTATAAAATTAGAAGATAATAATAAAAAACTAGCACGAATTAAGTGCGTCCTAAACAAAACAAAACTTACTTGTGTATGCTTAGCAGCCTTCGGCTCTTGTTTTAGAATGTATAGAAATTCCCATGACATAATAAATGAAGAAGTGAGTGAAGATATGTTATATTATTCTCTTGCATTGCTTGCCAACACTACAGGTCTAATATTATTTTTTAATTATTTGATCGATACAATACTTTCCAAGTATGAAGAAAAAAATTCTAGTTTGAATAAAGAGTCAGACAGTTATGTAGAAGAAAGAAATATGTTGAAAAATAAATTGCGTCATTTTCAAAAAAGAAATACTAGAACAAATACTCAAATGTCTGAGATAATTTCAGTTACACCTGAGTCAGACTTAAGTTACAGTAGATTGTGA
- a CDS encoding ankyrin repeat domain-containing protein has translation MTTLLEIVCKKEIRYKDKTRELQEFLDKNNEILINKELFKSALSIKGAVDIRKKMVYLILQHCIAHNSAISEKKEKLSFQNVMKILDEMVNRFVTPQYFYKLINFQDQNRETLLHQAVTSNNTDAIEALLKYGANPLIRNKGDKMPLDLAQEEKTREALIKSMKDQAKSKKESARCNSLIGIELGVGGALVPSMTIILCALAVSALVAGIAVGVAIYFLSQDYKQAKSIEEAVNSQFSSVEHEKTADNKAVLG, from the coding sequence ATGACTACTTTACTTGAAATCGTCTGTAAGAAAGAGATAAGGTATAAAGACAAAACTAGAGAATTGCAGGAGTTTCTTGATAAGAATAACGAAATATTAATTAACAAAGAGTTATTTAAATCAGCTTTATCTATAAAGGGTGCTGTAGATATAAGAAAAAAGATGGTGTATCTTATTTTGCAACACTGCATTGCACACAATAGTGCAATATCTGAGAAAAAAGAGAAATTATCGTTCCAAAACGTGATGAAGATTTTAGATGAAATGGTGAATAGATTTGTTACTCCCCAGTATTTCTACAAATTGATCAATTTTCAAGATCAAAATCGAGAGACGTTATTACACCAAGCTGTTACAAGTAATAACACTGATGCAATAGAAGCCCTTTTGAAATATGGTGCAAATCCTTTGATAAGGAATAAAGGAGACAAAATGCCATTAGATTTAGCTCAAGAAGAAAAAACAAGAGAAGCACTCATTAAATCTATGAAAGATCAAGCTAAATCGAAAAAAGAAAGTGCTAGATGTAATAGTTTGATTGGCATTGAACTCGGTGTTGGTGGTGCTTTAGTCCCTTCAATGACTATTATATTATGCGCACTCGCAGTATCTGCTCTTGTTGCTGGAATAGCAGTTGGAGTGGCTATATATTTCCTAAGTCAAGACTATAAACAGGCTAAATCAATAGAAGAAGCTGTTAATTCTCAATTCTCTTCTGTCGAGCATGAAAAGACTGCAGATAATAAAGCAGTACTAGGATAA
- the priA gene encoding primosomal protein N' — MTKTVDVLLPLPIDQLFSYAVEEDTEVSIGDYVVVPFGRKRLIGIVWRESSKSDRELKFIEQKIDLPSIRPKLIEFAEWVAQYNVIPIGMLAKVIMGGVLKVNQIDKLVCTKQKQEISEIDYQLSPEQQVARDKIISNLNEYSVTLLDGETGSGKTEVYLSVIARLIKNHSIYEHCLPKRCHSVMFPLWCHSGVSFSCTSFSCHHSAYFFCNSNALFSCHPSAPTLGSSFSYNLITNIYFNLKSIPNLESKFLDKHWNDTLIFKVKPTVTLSILPLPSTGMTPFAMQFTFKNKRYVIPAFNTQLDECYNIRVIFTKKDVIPVPRHWNLISNQYTKQLYDKDWIPVSSTGMTPEEGNAQVLILLPEIVLTSQLVNRVRSQTSGNIAEWHSGLTPKARRNNWLSIANGSAQIIIGARSALFLPYKNLKLIIVDEEHDSSFKQEQGIIYNARDMAIILAKLENIPIILSSATPLLETIYHVKKGNYNHVKLTRRFGGAELPLIKVVDMRNNKQWISNELFEGIKQTIEKKQQVMLFLNRRGYAQLVVCKKCGYKISCSNCAVWLTYHKKKNVLLCHHCSYQLKLPEKCSNCQSQQSLSLCGIGIERLLEEIVKLIPNAKTAIISSDQKSLGSVIDSVLKEEVNIIIGTQVIAKGHNFPKLTLVGVINADLGLENSDLRATEKTYQLLHQVAGRSGRFNKKGTVIVQTNNPESLIIKALQQQKRDLFYEIELELRRKAKMPPFSRLIALIVCGKDQFATQKAANEITNFLHNQCSTTFQHLTLKEFEIFGPSPAAINFLNNKYRYRVLLKIHNKYSLSIKKKLKHCCNLSSNIAITIDVDPVSFF; from the coding sequence ATGACAAAAACAGTTGACGTATTACTGCCACTTCCAATTGATCAGCTATTTTCATATGCAGTTGAGGAAGATACTGAAGTTTCAATTGGAGATTACGTAGTGGTGCCGTTTGGCAGAAAGCGTTTGATTGGAATAGTTTGGAGAGAAAGTAGCAAAAGCGATCGAGAATTAAAATTTATTGAGCAAAAGATCGATTTGCCGAGCATCAGACCAAAACTGATCGAATTTGCAGAGTGGGTTGCACAGTATAATGTAATACCTATCGGTATGCTTGCCAAAGTGATAATGGGAGGAGTATTAAAGGTAAATCAAATAGATAAGTTAGTTTGCACTAAGCAAAAGCAAGAAATAAGTGAAATAGATTACCAATTAAGCCCTGAGCAGCAGGTAGCTCGAGATAAAATAATAAGTAATTTGAATGAGTATTCAGTAACTTTACTTGACGGTGAAACCGGGTCTGGAAAAACGGAAGTTTATCTCTCTGTGATTGCAAGGTTAATTAAGAATCATAGTATTTACGAACATTGTCTACCAAAAAGGTGTCACTCCGTGATGTTTCCCCTATGGTGTCATTCCGGTGTTTCCTTTTCCTGTACCTCCTTCTCCTGTCATCACAGCGCCTACTTTTTTTGCAATTCCAATGCTCTCTTCTCTTGTCATCCCAGTGCCCCGACACTGGGATCCAGTTTTTCATATAATCTCATCACAAACATTTATTTTAATTTAAAATCAATACCAAATTTAGAATCAAAATTCCTGGATAAACACTGGAATGACACCCTTATATTTAAGGTAAAACCCACTGTAACACTTAGCATACTGCCTTTGCCAAGCACTGGAATGACACCATTTGCTATGCAATTTACTTTCAAAAATAAACGTTATGTCATTCCAGCGTTCAATACACAACTAGACGAATGTTACAATATAAGAGTAATTTTTACCAAAAAGGATGTCATCCCAGTGCCCCGACACTGGAACTTAATTTCAAATCAGTACACTAAGCAGTTGTACGATAAAGACTGGATTCCAGTGTCAAGCACTGGAATGACACCAGAAGAGGGTAATGCACAAGTCCTTATCCTTCTGCCAGAAATTGTTCTAACTTCACAATTGGTAAATCGTGTTCGCAGTCAGACATCTGGCAATATAGCTGAGTGGCATTCAGGACTTACTCCAAAAGCTCGCCGAAATAATTGGCTCAGTATTGCAAATGGAAGTGCGCAGATAATTATTGGAGCACGGTCAGCGCTTTTTTTGCCTTATAAAAACCTAAAATTAATTATCGTCGATGAAGAGCATGACTCATCCTTTAAACAAGAACAGGGGATTATATATAATGCTCGAGATATGGCCATTATCTTAGCCAAGCTCGAAAATATTCCGATTATTTTATCATCCGCTACTCCGCTGCTTGAAACAATTTATCATGTTAAAAAAGGGAATTACAACCATGTAAAGCTAACTAGAAGATTCGGTGGTGCAGAACTGCCACTAATTAAAGTGGTAGATATGAGAAACAACAAACAATGGATTTCCAATGAGCTTTTCGAAGGCATAAAACAAACCATAGAGAAAAAACAGCAAGTTATGCTCTTTCTAAACCGCCGGGGGTATGCACAACTTGTAGTTTGTAAAAAGTGTGGATACAAAATTTCCTGCTCAAATTGCGCTGTTTGGCTTACGTATCACAAGAAAAAGAATGTCCTTTTATGCCATCACTGTTCTTATCAATTAAAACTTCCAGAAAAGTGTTCTAATTGTCAAAGTCAGCAGTCATTATCCCTTTGTGGTATAGGAATTGAGAGGTTACTTGAAGAAATAGTAAAATTAATACCAAACGCAAAGACTGCGATTATTAGCAGCGACCAGAAGTCGCTTGGTAGCGTAATTGACTCAGTGCTCAAAGAAGAAGTGAATATTATAATCGGTACACAAGTGATTGCTAAAGGGCATAATTTCCCTAAATTAACTTTGGTTGGAGTGATAAATGCAGATTTAGGACTTGAAAATTCTGATCTTAGGGCAACAGAAAAGACGTATCAATTATTGCATCAAGTTGCAGGAAGGTCGGGAAGATTCAATAAAAAAGGAACGGTAATAGTACAAACTAATAATCCTGAAAGTTTGATAATAAAAGCATTGCAGCAGCAAAAAAGGGATTTGTTTTATGAAATTGAACTTGAGTTAAGACGCAAAGCTAAAATGCCCCCATTTAGTAGGCTAATAGCGCTTATAGTTTGTGGTAAGGATCAATTTGCAACGCAGAAAGCAGCAAATGAGATAACAAACTTTTTGCATAATCAATGTTCAACTACCTTTCAGCACTTGACATTGAAAGAATTTGAAATTTTTGGCCCATCACCAGCAGCAATAAATTTCTTAAATAATAAATATCGGTATAGAGTGTTACTCAAAATACACAATAAATACAGTCTGTCTATAAAGAAAAAGCTGAAACATTGCTGTAACTTGAGTTCAAACATTGCAATAACAATAGATGTTGATCCTGTGAGTTTTTTTTAA